Within the Cyanobacteria bacterium GSL.Bin1 genome, the region AATTCTTGGCGCGATCGGCTCCAAAACCAAGTTTCTCCTGTTGCCAAGGTTTTTTGCAGAGAGGTTGCACTCATCCACGCCATCATCAATACTGTACCATCCAAATAATCTTGGACGATGGCAGGAACTAATCCTTGTTGGTTGTAGCGAATTTGATCAACCGGAATGGCTTGGGAAAAATCAGTCATCTTTGCCGATGGGGAGTTTTGCAGTGAAATTATAGCATTCGGAGGAAACGGTGCTGCCATCTTGACCAGAGAGGGCAATCGAGAGCCGTCATCTTATAATAAATACGTAAGTGGTGAATTTCATAATTTGTATAAAACTTTTCAGAATTGCATTTCACTGTTACTCATCCACTGCTTGCTTCGATCATTGCACCTCATTACTAAAATTTTAGAGGCATTAGAATCATGAATTACGCCCAAGCCACTCAATGTGCTCTTCTTTCGGAAGAGATTTATCAAGAGTTTTCCCAGATTCAGTTTAGTCATTTTCCGAATCTTACTCCGGTGTTAATTGACAAAGAGGATACGGGGACTCAATGTGCAATGTTATTAGATTCAACGGAAGATGCCATTTATATTGTCTTCCGAGGAAGTGAAGAAAAAATCGATTGGACTACCAACTTTGATTTGAATAAAGTCACATTTGAAGAAAACGTTATCCACCAAGAAATTGTTGACAAGCTTGAAGAAGTCTATCCTTACGAAGAAAAGAGTCAATCCGGTGCCAAGATGCATCAGGGGTTTGTGAATGCTTATCTTTCAGTCCGAGAGGAGATTCATCATCAGATCAAGAATTATACTGCTTCTCAAGTGGTTGTAACCGGTCATAGTTTGGGTGGGGCATTATCAACCTTATGTGCCGTTGATATCCAATATTGCTTCGGCCAACAGTTTGCCATCTCTACCTATACCTTTGGTTCTCCCCGCGTGGGGAACGAGGGGTTTAGAGAATCGTTTAACAAGCGCGTACCCAATAGTTATCGCTTTATTTATGGCATGGATCTTGTGCCGGCTTTACCCCGACCTTGGCAAGGATATCGCCATGTGGAAAAAGAATATCGGCTAGGACCTCGTTTCAGCTTGAATTTTCTTTCTCAACGTTTCCGCGATCATGACATTATGAACTACATTACCGCATTGAAAGCATTAGCTTGATGAGTCATCTTGATTGCTAAGATACAGATTAAAATCCCCCCAACCATATACAGTTAGAGGGACAAGCAATCGTGCTGAGATGGCCTTAATAAGCGTGTTGAATTTCGTAAAATTCTGGAGAAACGTAATCTTTACGCAGGGGCCAACCCACCCAATCTTCATTCATCAACAGCCGTTTCAGATTGGGATGTCCATCAAAAACGATACCGAACATATCGTAAGTTTCCCGTTCTTGCCAATCAGCCGTTTTCCAAATCCAATAAACTGATGGCACGCGAGGATTGTCACGGGGTAAAAAGACTTTGATGCGCACTTCCTCAGTGGAGTCAGCATCATCATACACTTTTGCTAGGTGATAAAAGCTCACTAACTCCTTCCCGGGACCCGCATCATAACCGCCCTGACATTGCAGATAATTAAATCCATTCTGATAAAGGGCAGTTGCAACCGGTAGCAAGGCATCTGCCTCTACCCGAATCATTTCCACGCCCCGATGGTCGGCGGGGAGGGCTTGATTCTCTAAGCCATTATTAGAAAGCCAGGAGGAAACCGCACCGGGTTCAACCAGTTGCGATTCTTCTTGATTGGCTTCTTCGTTTTGAGTCTGTTTTTCTTGTTCAGCCACCTTAAGCCTCCTCTTTTTGGGTTTGGGATTCACTCAACGCTGGTGAGAGAGGTGCTTCCATTGCTTCGGCAAGTTCCTTCGGCGGCGTTTCCCAAGTGCCTTTTCCTAAATATTGTCCATCATGGATGGGCTGAACCACTTTCATGTTGTGAGTCGTGCTGTAATAGCGATGGGTTTGTTCAATAGAACCTGCCCGTTCTTGGATTGACTCGTTCGCAATTTTCTTCCGGAGTTTGACAATCGCGTCAATAATGGCTTCGGGACGCGGTGGGCAACCGGGAATATAAGCATCTACCGGAATTAATTTATCAACCCCGCGCACGGCTGTGGGAGAATCCACACTAAACATCCCACCGGTAATCGTGCAAGCGCCCATGGCAATAACATATTTCGGGGCAGGCATTTCTTCATAAAGCCGCACCAACGCCGGTGCCATCTTCATCGTAATCGTACCGGAGGTAATAATTAAGTCGGCTTGCCGAGGACTGCAACGGGGCAATAAGCCAAACCGGTCAAAGTCAAAGCGAGACCCAATGAGAGCGGCAAATTCAATGAAGCAGCAAGCAGTACCATACATCATTGGCCAAAGACTCGATAACCGCGACCAATTGTAGAGGTCATCAACGGTTGTCAGAATCACGTTTTCTGATAAATCTTGCGTTACTCCCGTTCTACTAGCAGGATTCAAGATTTTTTCTTTCTGTTGTTCTTCTAAAGTTCCTTGATTCATAGTTGATTCAGAATTCATGACCATTCTAATGCTCCTTTGCGCCATGCGTACACTAATGCCACAACAAGAATGGCAATAAAGATTAGGGCTTCGACAAACGCGAGTAGTCCGAGTTGACTAAAGGCAACTGCCCAGGGATATAAAAAGACTGTTTCGACATCAAAGACCACAAACACCAGCGCAAACATATAGTAACGAATGTTAAATTGAATCCAGGCTCCGCCCATCGGCTCCATCCCAGATTCATAGCTGGTGCGTGTCTCTGGTCCCCCGCCACTGGGTCGTAATAATTTAGCCGCAGCGAGGGCAATGACAGGGATTAATGAGCAAATGAGCAAAAATCCCAAAAAGTATTCATAGCCAGTTAGTGCAAACACGCGGTTCTTTCCCTCTTGTTAAGTGCAAACTTTGTTATGTTTCTTTACGTTCTACTCTCTATCGTATCTTAATGCGTTGCTAGTAACGGCTCATTCGCTAGGGATAATTAGATGATGAATATTTATAGTGATCTTTAGCTGTTTCATACCCAAACATCATTCTCTGCCGTTAACTCACCGCCCGTATCACCCGTATTTACGATACCCTTTGGCTCGACGAGCATTATCTTGCACTCGTCTTTCGCAGAGGGTTTATGCTCGACCCCTCGCGGAATAACGTACATTTCTCCGGCTTCGAAAGTCACTTTGCCCTCCCAAAATTCGATGTC harbors:
- a CDS encoding DUF2974 domain-containing protein, which gives rise to MNYAQATQCALLSEEIYQEFSQIQFSHFPNLTPVLIDKEDTGTQCAMLLDSTEDAIYIVFRGSEEKIDWTTNFDLNKVTFEENVIHQEIVDKLEEVYPYEEKSQSGAKMHQGFVNAYLSVREEIHHQIKNYTASQVVVTGHSLGGALSTLCAVDIQYCFGQQFAISTYTFGSPRVGNEGFRESFNKRVPNSYRFIYGMDLVPALPRPWQGYRHVEKEYRLGPRFSLNFLSQRFRDHDIMNYITALKALA
- a CDS encoding NAD(P)H-quinone oxidoreductase subunit J; translated protein: MAEQEKQTQNEEANQEESQLVEPGAVSSWLSNNGLENQALPADHRGVEMIRVEADALLPVATALYQNGFNYLQCQGGYDAGPGKELVSFYHLAKVYDDADSTEEVRIKVFLPRDNPRVPSVYWIWKTADWQERETYDMFGIVFDGHPNLKRLLMNEDWVGWPLRKDYVSPEFYEIQHAY
- a CDS encoding NADH-quinone oxidoreductase subunit B — its product is MVMNSESTMNQGTLEEQQKEKILNPASRTGVTQDLSENVILTTVDDLYNWSRLSSLWPMMYGTACCFIEFAALIGSRFDFDRFGLLPRCSPRQADLIITSGTITMKMAPALVRLYEEMPAPKYVIAMGACTITGGMFSVDSPTAVRGVDKLIPVDAYIPGCPPRPEAIIDAIVKLRKKIANESIQERAGSIEQTHRYYSTTHNMKVVQPIHDGQYLGKGTWETPPKELAEAMEAPLSPALSESQTQKEEA
- the ndhC gene encoding NAD(P)H-quinone oxidoreductase subunit 3, whose product is MFALTGYEYFLGFLLICSLIPVIALAAAKLLRPSGGGPETRTSYESGMEPMGGAWIQFNIRYYMFALVFVVFDVETVFLYPWAVAFSQLGLLAFVEALIFIAILVVALVYAWRKGALEWS
- a CDS encoding cupin domain-containing protein, whose product is MKYAPINFKDKFAKFHEHWSPRVIAEMNNYQFKLVKLQGEFVWHKHSDTDEVFIVVDGELDIEFWEGKVTFEAGEMYVIPRGVEHKPSAKDECKIMLVEPKGIVNTGDTGGELTAENDVWV